In one Culex quinquefasciatus strain JHB chromosome 2, VPISU_Cqui_1.0_pri_paternal, whole genome shotgun sequence genomic region, the following are encoded:
- the LOC6037852 gene encoding probable cytochrome P450 6a14, with product MLLYLAILALSLAIFWIRKRYSYWSDRGVRYLKPTFPFGNIRGLGRKEQLALAFQRLYLQLKGSGPFGGVFFFVNPVAMALDLDFVKSVLVKDFQHFHDRSIYYNERDDPLSAHLVTIEGTKWRNLRTKLTPTFSSGKMKMMFPTIMGVAGQFRELLLGVVGSGGEVEMKEILARFTTDVIGTCAFGLECNSLHDSDAAFRRMGRKVMEPPPGRLFVVILAQQFRKIARALRVKTIDTDVSQFFMNAVRETVEYREKNRVERNDFMNLLIKMKNGQPVEDGTMVDTEGLTLEEIAAQAFVFFLAGFETSSTAMTYCLYELARNPDLQQKARDDVLKTIKKHGSLTYEAAHDMHYIEMCINESLRKYPPIGQLTRTVSKDYKVPGTEHTLEKGTTVAIPVYGIHHDPEFYADPERYDPDRFLPEELAKRNPYSFLPFGEGPRNCIGLRFGMMQARIGLATLLKDFRIRMSSKTQEPLRIDAQKVVLTFEGGLWLHIEKIQAN from the exons ATGTTACTCTACCTTGCCATTTTGGCGCTAAGTTTGGCGATCTTTTGGATCCGCAAGCGGTACTCGTACTGGAGCGATCGTGGCGTTCGATACCTCAAGCCTACGTTCCCTTTCGGGAACATTCGGGGTTTGGGCCGGAAGGAGCAGCTGGCGTTGGCGTTTCAACGACTGTACCTGCAGCTGAAGGGCAGTGGACCGTTTGGAGGGGTGTTCTTCTTCGTGAATCCGGTGGCGATGGCGCTGGATCTGGACTTTGTGAAGAGCGTGCTGGTGAAGGATTTCCAACACTTTCACGATCGTTCGATTTACTACAACGAGCGGGACGATCCGCTGTCGGCGCATCTGGTGACGATTGAGGGGACCAAGTGGCGGAACTTGAGGACGAAGCTGACTCCGACGTTTTCGTCCGGGAAGATGAAGATGATGTTTCCGACGATCATGGGGGTTGCGGGGCAGTTTAGGGAGTTGCTTTTGGGGGTAGTTGGGAGTGGTGGTGAGGTTGAGATGAAGGAGATATTGGCACGGTTTACAACTGATGTGATTGGAACGTGTGCTTTCGGGTTGGAGTGTAATAGCTTGCATGATTCGGACGCGGCTTTTCGACGGATGGGGAGGAAGGTTATGGAACCACCACCGGGTCGGCTGTTTGTTGTTATTTTGGCGCAGCAGTTCCGCAAGATCGCACGGGCACTTCGTGTGAAGACGATCGATACGGATGTGTCGCAGTTCTTCATGAATGCTGTGCGTGAAACGGTTGAATACCGGGAGAAGAACCGCGTTGAGCGGAATGATTTTATGAATCTGTTGATCAAGATGAAGAATGGTCAACCTGTTGAGGATGGAACGATGGTTGATACGGAGGGACTCACGCTGGAGGAAATAGCCGCGCAAGCGTTTGTGTTCTTCCTGGCCGGATTCGAGACGTCTTCGACGGCAATGACCTACTGCTTGTACGAGCTAGCTAGGAATCCGGATCTACAACAGAAGGCCAGGGACGATGTTCTGAAGACAATCAAGAAGCATGGATCGCTTACGTATGAAGCCGCTCACGATATGCACTACATCGAGATGTGCATCAACG AATCCCTTCGCAAGTACCCTCCGATAGGACAGCTAACCCGGACCGTATCCAAGGACTACAAAGTACCCGGCACGGAGCACACCCTCGAGAAGGGAACCACCGTAGCGATCCCGGTGTACGGAATCCACCACGATCCGGAGTTCTACGCCGACCCGGAACGGTACGATCCGGATCGGTTCCTTCCGGAAGAGCTCGCCAAACGGAATCCGTACAGCTTTCTTCCCTTTGGGGAGGGCCCGCGTAACTGCATTGGGCTGCGCTTTGGAATGATGCAGGCTCGAATtggactggcaacactgctgaaGGACTTCCGGATTAGGATGTCCAGCAAGACGCAGGAACCGCTACGGATTGACGCGCAGAAGGTTGTACTCACCTTTGAGGGGGGACTGTGGTTGCATATTGAGAAAATTCAAGCcaattaa